From the genome of Geothrix sp. 21YS21S-4, one region includes:
- a CDS encoding SLBB domain-containing protein — protein sequence MGTAAPESTPTRSAVNPLSGVSPEETLRQRTEDEKLDEEIRALKRQEKGPRRFAADLFLMRQRGSAATEGGVAEDYVLGTGDRLNLNVFGSATFDLPVQVDGRGEIVIPKVGSAKVGGLTLGKAKTVVQGLVNRNFSRSTVDLQVVKLREVRVFVLGEVYKPGSYLVSSLSSLVNILSLAGGPTATGSYRDIRVMRGGQRVFSLDLYPLRAEGLGNPNIALQNGDTLFVPLAQNQVLLEGAFQRVALQPQKPAKRGEQRETEDSVTDPLKSQRERIQREIKAIEEQLTPQRTMSESVPEERALRADGREAVPVAAVQPPVPLTLTERAALEDRLFVLKRQLATLQEPPIGDYRLRINPETNEPVFSLEGEEAAPDWLRRWERTGVAPRMQFDLREGETAADLLRFAGGFAPEAGPGTLTLRRREASGALSGRDVALASAARTALQRGDVLSALPERDRQGALVQIAGWVRVPGMFARTEGLRIGDLLRRDSQVLPDTYRLRGEVVRTGVDGVTRFLSFDLDKALAGDSTHNLLLEDRDRIELFRMEALRLPRTVTVMGPVARPGTYAFHEGMRASDLLFRAGVPAKSSDRLVAELARTREGRPSEVIRLDLTKLLFTEAASPVALLDDAVNPRVQEDDQLSVFEKPDYKPHRTVRISGQVLRPGSYALDSAKPSLSALIQRAGGLTAEAMPHAGIFLRRLSTQDASLQRAAEESGLAGKDPTAKGVNEILERLNETKRQPTTGQLLKNPLLHGLLAGNLNRMVVDFGGALKGDAQADVELQDGDEIIIPRATEAAYVVGEAASPFATYKVRKGMKVSDLIKLAGGTTRNADTSNIRLLKADGRILDSWVGSKDVDPGDTVLVPQRFRRDVSWQENLQALTPLALILNAIK from the coding sequence AGGACGAGAAGCTGGACGAGGAAATTCGGGCGCTCAAGCGGCAGGAGAAGGGACCTCGCCGCTTCGCCGCGGACCTGTTCCTGATGCGCCAGCGGGGCTCCGCCGCCACCGAAGGGGGCGTTGCGGAGGACTATGTTCTGGGCACGGGCGATCGATTGAACTTGAACGTCTTCGGGAGCGCCACCTTCGATCTTCCCGTGCAAGTGGATGGGCGGGGAGAGATCGTCATTCCCAAGGTGGGGAGCGCAAAAGTCGGGGGGCTGACCCTGGGCAAGGCCAAGACGGTGGTACAGGGACTGGTGAACCGCAATTTTTCTCGCTCTACGGTGGATCTGCAGGTGGTCAAGCTCCGGGAAGTGCGCGTGTTCGTGCTGGGCGAAGTCTACAAGCCCGGCAGCTACCTCGTGTCCAGCCTCAGCTCCCTCGTGAACATTCTTAGCCTCGCAGGGGGCCCCACGGCGACCGGAAGCTATCGGGACATTCGTGTGATGCGAGGCGGACAGCGGGTGTTCAGTCTGGATCTCTACCCGCTACGGGCGGAAGGGTTGGGCAATCCCAATATCGCTCTCCAGAACGGCGACACCCTCTTCGTTCCCCTCGCCCAGAACCAGGTGCTTCTGGAAGGCGCTTTCCAGCGGGTGGCCCTCCAGCCCCAAAAACCAGCCAAACGGGGAGAGCAGCGGGAAACGGAAGACTCGGTAACGGATCCTCTGAAGAGTCAGCGGGAGCGGATCCAGCGGGAAATCAAGGCCATCGAAGAGCAGCTGACGCCCCAGCGGACAATGAGTGAGTCGGTGCCCGAGGAACGTGCGCTCCGAGCGGATGGGCGTGAGGCCGTTCCGGTAGCGGCGGTTCAACCTCCAGTGCCTCTCACGCTCACGGAGCGGGCCGCATTGGAAGATCGTCTTTTCGTGCTCAAGCGGCAGCTTGCCACGCTGCAGGAACCCCCCATCGGGGACTATCGCCTGCGGATCAATCCCGAGACCAACGAGCCCGTCTTCTCGCTCGAGGGAGAGGAAGCCGCTCCCGATTGGCTTCGTCGGTGGGAGCGGACCGGGGTCGCTCCCCGTATGCAGTTCGATCTCCGTGAGGGTGAGACGGCGGCGGATCTCCTCCGTTTCGCGGGTGGCTTCGCGCCTGAGGCGGGCCCAGGCACGTTGACGTTGCGGCGGCGGGAGGCCTCCGGCGCCCTCAGCGGGCGGGACGTGGCTTTGGCTTCGGCGGCGCGGACGGCCCTGCAGCGGGGGGACGTGCTTTCGGCCCTGCCCGAGCGGGATCGGCAGGGCGCCCTGGTCCAGATCGCTGGGTGGGTCCGGGTTCCCGGGATGTTCGCCCGCACGGAAGGGCTGAGGATAGGCGATCTGCTCCGCCGCGATTCCCAGGTCCTGCCCGACACCTATCGCCTGCGAGGCGAGGTGGTACGGACGGGCGTGGATGGGGTCACCCGCTTCCTTTCCTTCGACCTGGACAAGGCCTTGGCGGGAGATTCGACCCACAACCTCCTCCTGGAGGACCGGGACCGGATTGAATTGTTCCGGATGGAAGCGCTCCGTCTTCCCCGGACAGTCACCGTGATGGGTCCGGTGGCGCGGCCTGGCACCTATGCCTTCCACGAGGGCATGCGGGCCTCGGATCTCCTGTTCCGGGCCGGCGTTCCCGCCAAGTCCTCGGACCGCCTCGTGGCGGAATTGGCCCGGACCCGGGAGGGCCGCCCCAGCGAGGTCATCCGCCTGGACCTGACGAAACTGCTGTTCACGGAAGCCGCTAGTCCCGTCGCGCTGCTGGATGACGCGGTCAACCCCCGGGTCCAGGAGGACGATCAGCTGAGTGTCTTCGAGAAGCCCGACTACAAGCCCCACCGCACGGTGCGGATCTCGGGCCAGGTCCTGCGGCCCGGCTCCTACGCCCTCGATTCCGCCAAGCCCTCCCTCAGCGCACTCATCCAGCGGGCCGGCGGGTTGACCGCGGAAGCGATGCCCCACGCCGGGATCTTCCTCCGCCGTCTGAGCACCCAGGACGCCTCCCTCCAGCGGGCGGCGGAGGAATCCGGGCTGGCCGGGAAGGATCCCACCGCCAAGGGCGTCAACGAGATCCTGGAGCGCCTGAACGAGACCAAGCGCCAGCCCACCACGGGTCAGCTCCTGAAGAACCCGCTCCTCCACGGGCTGCTGGCGGGCAACCTGAACCGGATGGTGGTGGACTTCGGCGGTGCGCTCAAGGGCGACGCGCAGGCTGACGTGGAACTCCAGGATGGGGACGAGATCATCATTCCCCGGGCGACGGAGGCGGCGTACGTCGTCGGCGAGGCCGCGAGTCCCTTCGCCACCTACAAGGTTCGGAAGGGGATGAAGGTCTCCGACCTGATCAAGCTGGCCGGCGGGACGACCCGCAACGCCGACACCTCGAACATCCGTCTCCTGAAGGCCGACGGCCGCATCCTCGACAGCTGGGTGGGCAGCAAGGACGTGGATCCCGGGGACACCGTCCTCGTGCCCCAGCGCTTCCGCCGCGACGTGAGCTGGCAGGAGAACCTGCAGGCGCTGACGCCCCTGGCGCTGATCCTGAACGCCATCAAATAG
- the queD gene encoding 6-carboxytetrahydropterin synthase QueD, translating into MILRKEYWFEAAHFIYNHPGKCRNLHGHSYKLFVSLEGAVNPETGMIIDFDDLSKVVVEKVISKLDHRFLNDLIPLSTAENISVWIWEQLKPALPQLCQIEVFETTDNCVIYRGI; encoded by the coding sequence ATGATCCTGCGCAAAGAGTACTGGTTCGAAGCCGCCCATTTCATCTACAACCATCCGGGCAAGTGCCGGAACCTGCATGGCCACAGCTACAAGCTGTTCGTGTCGCTGGAAGGGGCGGTGAACCCGGAGACGGGGATGATCATCGACTTCGACGATCTGTCTAAAGTGGTGGTGGAGAAGGTGATCTCCAAGCTGGACCATCGCTTCCTCAACGACTTGATCCCCCTCTCCACCGCGGAAAACATCTCCGTCTGGATCTGGGAGCAGCTGAAACCGGCACTGCCCCAGCTCTGCCAGATCGAGGTCTTCGAAACCACCGACAACTGCGTGATCTATCGGGGCATCTGA
- a CDS encoding HAD family hydrolase: MIRAVVFDLWNTLVFSPDGSPFQRLKALLKPDQSPFYPALVRDGMIRAHASVEAFLEPWRERAGLDDAQVEAMAQAFRQAGERAECFPGAPEAVGAVRDLARVALLSNTQSFGLELLDRLGISERIRIRHTSATLGALKPEAAAFEAVQRHMGLFPGNLAMVGDSWTDDVEGALAAGWTAIWVNREARPRPAHDPDAPLYELRSLDRLPELIEGLQAGMRCPTCLG; this comes from the coding sequence ATGATCCGCGCCGTCGTCTTCGACCTGTGGAACACCCTGGTCTTCAGTCCCGACGGCAGCCCTTTCCAGCGGTTGAAGGCCCTATTGAAGCCGGACCAGTCCCCCTTCTATCCGGCGCTGGTGCGAGATGGGATGATTCGGGCCCACGCCTCCGTGGAGGCCTTCCTGGAACCGTGGCGGGAACGCGCGGGGTTGGACGATGCCCAGGTGGAAGCCATGGCCCAGGCCTTCCGGCAGGCCGGAGAGCGGGCCGAGTGCTTTCCCGGGGCGCCGGAGGCGGTGGGCGCGGTGCGGGACCTGGCGCGGGTGGCGCTGCTGTCCAACACCCAGAGCTTCGGCCTGGAGTTGCTGGACCGGCTGGGGATCTCCGAGCGCATCCGGATCCGCCACACCAGCGCCACGCTGGGCGCGCTCAAGCCGGAAGCCGCCGCGTTCGAGGCGGTCCAGCGGCACATGGGCCTGTTTCCGGGCAACCTCGCGATGGTGGGGGACAGCTGGACGGACGACGTGGAAGGGGCCCTCGCCGCCGGATGGACCGCCATCTGGGTGAACCGGGAAGCTCGGCCGCGGCCCGCCCACGATCCGGACGCGCCCCTCTACGAGCTCCGGTCCCTGGATCGCCTCCCTGAACTCATCGAAGGGCTCCAGGCCGGAATGCGCTGTCCGACCTGCTTGGGATAG
- a CDS encoding Rne/Rng family ribonuclease: protein MEVRKSLVVNATPLETRIALLENGQLCELFLERTMNKSQVGDVYKGRVAKLLPGMQSAFVGIGGPKDGFLYLDDPMTQRLGAELSSEEEGEEPAEDLPPPPPPLPPLKEGEETLVQVVKDPIGSKGPRLSRHLSFPGRFLVFMPGIDHIGISRKITDPEERERLRELIRSHAQPGEGFIVRTAAIGEKDEDLVGDVAFLRQMWQEIQAKADLVPAPGLVWQDLRLLQKVMRDIFREEVSTFWVDDADAHRDVLAFVEKLHPDWAPRVKRFTSDLPIFEAFGIEAEIESARQPKVFLKHGGSIVLNQTEALVSVDVNTGKFVGKKDLEETVYLTNLEAIPEIVRQLRLRNLGGIVVIDFIDMVDPLHREEVLARLQEELKRDRNHARAGGISEFGLVELTRKRTGPSLERLLTTPCPTCAGTGRLQSPETSLLKAYRELVRLGDRLRGADVRLTLHPDLAGSLHQEAREGLMQLARLLGARVQWIERADTPRHAVVMDLQLPDSASASA from the coding sequence ATGGAAGTCCGCAAGTCCCTGGTGGTCAACGCGACCCCGCTGGAGACGCGCATTGCCCTGCTTGAGAACGGCCAGCTCTGCGAGCTGTTCCTCGAGCGGACGATGAACAAGAGCCAGGTGGGGGATGTCTACAAGGGCCGGGTGGCCAAGTTGCTGCCGGGCATGCAGAGCGCCTTCGTCGGGATCGGGGGCCCCAAGGACGGGTTCCTCTACTTGGACGACCCCATGACCCAGCGCCTGGGCGCCGAGCTGTCCTCCGAGGAGGAGGGCGAGGAGCCCGCCGAGGACCTGCCGCCCCCGCCACCGCCCCTTCCTCCCCTGAAGGAGGGCGAGGAGACCCTGGTCCAGGTGGTGAAGGATCCCATCGGGTCCAAGGGCCCCCGCCTTTCCCGCCACCTCAGCTTCCCCGGCCGCTTCCTGGTCTTCATGCCGGGCATCGACCACATCGGCATCTCCCGCAAGATCACCGATCCCGAGGAGCGGGAGCGCCTCCGGGAGCTGATCCGCAGCCACGCCCAACCGGGCGAGGGGTTCATCGTCCGTACCGCCGCCATCGGGGAGAAGGACGAGGACCTGGTGGGCGACGTGGCCTTCCTCCGCCAGATGTGGCAGGAAATCCAGGCCAAGGCCGACCTCGTCCCCGCCCCGGGCCTCGTGTGGCAGGACCTGCGCCTGCTCCAGAAGGTCATGCGCGACATCTTCCGGGAGGAGGTCTCCACCTTCTGGGTGGACGACGCCGACGCCCATCGCGATGTCCTGGCCTTCGTCGAGAAGCTCCATCCCGACTGGGCGCCGCGGGTGAAGCGGTTCACGTCGGACCTGCCCATCTTCGAGGCCTTCGGGATCGAGGCCGAGATCGAATCCGCCCGCCAGCCCAAGGTCTTCCTCAAGCACGGCGGCTCCATCGTCCTCAACCAGACCGAGGCCCTCGTCAGCGTCGACGTGAACACCGGCAAGTTCGTGGGGAAGAAGGACCTGGAGGAGACTGTCTACCTGACCAACCTCGAGGCCATTCCGGAGATCGTGCGCCAGCTCCGGTTGAGGAACCTCGGGGGGATCGTCGTCATCGACTTCATCGACATGGTGGATCCCCTCCACCGGGAGGAAGTCCTGGCGCGGCTCCAGGAGGAGCTGAAGCGCGACCGCAACCACGCCCGGGCCGGCGGGATCTCCGAATTCGGCCTGGTGGAGCTCACCCGGAAGCGCACGGGCCCCTCGCTGGAGCGGCTGCTCACCACCCCCTGCCCCACCTGCGCCGGCACCGGCCGCCTCCAGAGCCCCGAGACCTCGCTTCTGAAGGCCTACCGCGAGCTGGTCCGCCTGGGCGACCGCCTGCGGGGCGCCGACGTCCGCCTGACGCTCCACCCTGACCTCGCCGGCTCCCTCCACCAGGAAGCCCGAGAAGGGCTGATGCAGCTTGCCCGCCTGCTGGGGGCCCGCGTCCAGTGGATCGAACGCGCCGACACCCCGCGGCACGCGGTGGTCATGGACCTCCAGCTCCCGGACTCCGCCTCCGCCAGCGCCTGA
- the panD gene encoding aspartate 1-decarboxylase, whose amino-acid sequence MLRHFLLGKIHRATVTRADLDYVGSITLDPLLIEAAGFMENEKVDIYDVTNGSRLSTYVIPGTPGSGEVGINGAAAHLVRKGDLVIIAAYGWMTAEEAEALAPKVVFVDDRNRITERRRQERTPLCAAAFTD is encoded by the coding sequence ATGCTGCGCCACTTCCTGCTCGGAAAGATCCACCGCGCCACCGTCACCCGCGCGGACCTGGACTACGTGGGATCCATCACCCTGGATCCCCTTCTCATCGAAGCCGCGGGCTTCATGGAGAACGAGAAAGTGGACATCTACGACGTGACCAACGGGTCGCGCCTGTCCACCTACGTCATTCCCGGCACCCCCGGATCGGGGGAGGTCGGCATCAACGGCGCGGCCGCCCACCTGGTCCGCAAGGGCGACCTGGTGATCATCGCGGCCTACGGCTGGATGACCGCCGAGGAGGCCGAGGCCCTCGCCCCCAAGGTGGTCTTCGTGGACGACCGGAACCGGATCACCGAGCGCCGCCGGCAGGAGCGCACCCCCCTCTGCGCAGCGGCTTTCACGGACTGA
- the panC gene encoding pantoate--beta-alanine ligase: MRVVRTIADLRALLRPLRDEGKRIGFVPTMGFLHDGHGALIRQSAARCDATVVSIFVNPNQFGPGEDLASYPRDLERDQNLCLETGTTVLFLPEVAEIYPTGFQTHVEPGRLAEPLCGQFRPGHFRGVATVVAKLFNIVQPDVAFFGQKDFQQTVVIRRMVRDLNLPVDVVVVPTIRETDGVALSSRNTYLDEDARKRAQGLSHGLLAAKAAFDAGERQAAKLVEIARRSLADVDSIQYLELVDAQALEPLAGAVDRTAALCAAVFVGGTRLIDNVVLAPSAVETGLNVSLSPQRV; the protein is encoded by the coding sequence ATGCGAGTTGTCCGAACCATCGCCGATCTCCGTGCCCTTCTTCGCCCCCTGCGGGACGAGGGGAAGCGGATCGGCTTCGTCCCCACCATGGGGTTCCTGCACGACGGCCATGGGGCCCTGATCCGCCAGAGCGCCGCGCGCTGCGATGCCACCGTGGTTTCCATCTTCGTGAACCCCAACCAGTTCGGCCCCGGCGAGGATCTCGCCAGCTACCCCCGAGACCTGGAGCGGGACCAGAACCTGTGCCTGGAGACGGGCACGACCGTGTTGTTCCTCCCCGAAGTCGCGGAGATCTACCCCACCGGCTTCCAGACCCACGTGGAACCCGGCCGCTTGGCGGAGCCTCTCTGCGGGCAGTTCCGACCCGGCCACTTCCGCGGCGTGGCCACCGTCGTGGCGAAGCTGTTCAACATCGTCCAGCCCGACGTGGCCTTCTTCGGCCAGAAGGACTTCCAACAGACCGTGGTCATCCGCCGGATGGTGCGGGACCTGAACCTGCCGGTGGACGTGGTGGTCGTGCCCACCATCCGCGAAACGGACGGCGTGGCCCTCAGCAGCCGGAACACCTACCTGGACGAGGATGCCCGCAAGCGGGCCCAGGGACTGAGCCACGGCCTCCTGGCCGCCAAGGCCGCCTTCGACGCCGGGGAGCGCCAGGCCGCGAAGCTGGTCGAGATCGCCCGCAGGAGCCTCGCGGACGTGGATTCGATCCAGTACCTCGAGCTGGTCGATGCCCAGGCGCTGGAACCCCTCGCCGGCGCCGTCGACCGCACCGCCGCGCTGTGCGCCGCGGTCTTCGTGGGCGGAACGCGTCTGATCGACAACGTCGTCCTTGCTCCCTCGGCGGTGGAAACGGGCCTGAACGTGAGCCTCAGCCCCCAACGGGTTTAG
- the panB gene encoding 3-methyl-2-oxobutanoate hydroxymethyltransferase, with amino-acid sequence MSHQPAESRARVTLPQLQTWRLEGRKVVMTTAYDAVTAQIADAAGVDVILVGDSVGNVCLGFETTLPVSMAMMNHHLEAVARTRPAALLVADMPYLSFHLSVEDTLRNAGGFLQRGAQAVKLEGGAKRLPMIHALLDAEIPVMGHLGLTPQSVNPMGGYKVQGRQAEDAVRLLEDAHKLQEAGCFSLVLEGIPADLAARITETLEIPTIGIGAGPGCSGQVLVFHDLLGLLPGSSPKFVRRYVDGFQVLRDGMAVWAEDVRAGGFPDSRESYTLPEAVRPVLTQWHP; translated from the coding sequence ATGAGCCACCAGCCCGCCGAATCGCGCGCCCGCGTCACCCTCCCCCAGCTCCAGACCTGGCGGCTGGAGGGCCGGAAGGTGGTGATGACCACCGCCTACGACGCCGTCACCGCCCAGATTGCCGATGCCGCCGGCGTGGACGTCATCCTCGTGGGCGACAGCGTCGGGAACGTCTGCCTGGGGTTCGAGACCACCCTGCCGGTGAGCATGGCGATGATGAACCACCACCTGGAAGCGGTGGCCCGGACCCGGCCCGCGGCCCTGCTGGTGGCGGACATGCCCTATCTGAGCTTCCACCTCAGCGTGGAGGACACCCTCCGGAACGCGGGGGGCTTCCTCCAGCGCGGCGCCCAGGCGGTGAAGCTGGAGGGCGGCGCCAAGCGGCTGCCCATGATCCACGCGCTGCTGGACGCGGAGATCCCGGTGATGGGGCATCTGGGGCTCACGCCCCAGAGCGTCAACCCCATGGGCGGCTACAAGGTGCAGGGCCGGCAGGCCGAAGACGCTGTCCGCCTGCTGGAAGACGCCCACAAGCTCCAGGAGGCGGGATGTTTCAGCTTGGTGCTGGAGGGCATCCCCGCGGATCTGGCCGCCCGGATCACCGAGACCCTGGAGATTCCCACCATCGGGATCGGAGCGGGACCCGGGTGCTCCGGGCAGGTCCTCGTCTTCCACGACCTCCTCGGTCTGCTGCCCGGCTCCTCCCCCAAATTCGTCCGGCGCTATGTCGATGGATTCCAGGTTCTCCGCGACGGAATGGCCGTCTGGGCGGAGGACGTGCGGGCGGGAGGGTTCCCGGATAGCCGGGAATCCTATACCCTTCCAGAAGCCGTTCGTCCGGTTCTGACCCAGTGGCATCCCTGA